A genomic window from Nematostella vectensis chromosome 9, jaNemVect1.1, whole genome shotgun sequence includes:
- the LOC5512364 gene encoding uncharacterized protein LOC5512364 codes for MPFLMDPTSETLRRIVFNSPLDAISWLQTERLLARETSCAHHDPPIPMRLTECPDRSDGYKWRCPTCHRRTSVRMGSFFGEFPRIRLATMVEAIHHWAKKIKQKTSAEMLGISERVVGKISSRLRDICAEDLRRRPVIPFGGPGIICEIDESLFNHKAKYNRGRRPADANWVFGVLSTEHFPSRGYFRVVQRRDAATLLPIIEQALLPGSTVHTDDWAAYRQLQARLPNVVADHGVVVHRYNFVDPITGVHTQHVESAWNRLKSVIKERRGVRRVDLQSFLDEQCWRDWRTSNRRIFYPLLSVLRLHFPL; via the exons ATGCCATTCCTGATGGATCCTACTAGTGAAACGTTAAGAAGAATCGTCTTTAATTCACCTTTAGATGCAATATCGTGGCTACAAACGGAGAGACTCCTTGCTAGAGAAACGTCGTGCGCTCATCACGACCCGCCTATTCCAATGAGACTAACAGAGTGTCCAGACCGTTCCGACGGCTACAAGTG GCGATGCCCAACTTGCCACAGAAGAACCTCTGTGAGGATGGGATCCTTCTTTGGGGAATTCCCAAGGATACGCCTTGCTACTATGGTAGAGGCGATTCACCACTGggcgaaaaaaataaagcagaaGACATCTGCAGAGATGCTTGGAATAAGCGAGCGAGTTGTAGGGAAGATATCGTCACGTCTGAGGGATATCTGCGCCGAGGACTTAAGACGACGCCCTGTTATTCCTTTTGGTGGGCCAGGCATCATTTGCGAGATTGATGAGAGCTTATTCAACCACAAAGCAAAG TACAACCGCGGGAGACGACCGGCAGATGCCAATTGGGTGTTCGGAGTACTCTCCACAGAACATTTCCCTTCAAGAGGCTACTTCCGGGTGGTACAGAGAAGGGATGCAGCGACACTCTTGCCAATCATCGAACAGGCGCTGCTGCCTGGCTCGACTGTACACACGGATGACTGGGCAGCATACCGTCAACTACAGGCCCGATTGCCAAATGTGGTAGCGGACCACGGGGTTGTTGTACACCGGTATAATTTTGTCGACCCAATTACCGGTGTACACACCCAACACGTGGAGTCTGCATGGAACCGCCTCAAAAGTGTTATCAAAGAGCGGCGGGGTGTGAGGCGGGTAGACTTGCAGAGTTTCCTGGACGAGCAGTGCTGGAGAGACTGGCGCACCTCCAACAGGAGAATATTCTATCCTCTTCTAAGCGTTTTGCGTTTACATTTTCCTCTCTAA